The genomic window aTGAGATTTCAAGTGGCATACAATCAAAAGCTAAAGCCAAAGACTAGattaaaacaatatatttttgagaaaaaataaacatgAGGGGATCTATTCCCACTAACAAACATATCCTATCATTATTTAAACATAGGATATAAGTTTGAGTAAATTAGAAGCCCTTATAATAGAATTCCTAATTAAGCAACATCATTTCCATTCTCAGCTATTTCCTACAAAAGAAGAACTTAACTATAAAAAGCTTTAATGGAAAGAGGGCCAGGGGAAAAGACCAATCTTGTGATAGGCATCGCTTAATGAAATTATAAATCATgtgatcaaaatcaaaattctccttCTGCATCACAAGTTACCGGCCAAAAGGAGAAAAGGAGACCATATGCTTGTCATCAAGAACTGTCTCGATCGCATCAAGTAACAGTGCTGGGGTGGCGAGAATTTTGAGCTTACAAGAAAAGGCTCAGAAGCTTCTGAAGATTGTTGGTGACAACATGTGAGGCCCAATGGCAACTGTCCGGATTGCATATAGGAACAAGTTTTATATGAGTCATATGATCTGTACTTAGGGCACATGAGAATAGGATTAACAACCTTGAGCTTGGCAATCCGTTCACTAACTTCCCTCAAGTCACCTTTGGTAAAAATCAATGCAACGTTACCCACAAGGAGTGGAACAAGATTAAGGAAAGCGTTGTTGTTTCCGGTTTTCTCCGCTTCTTGAATGATAGAGCGTTTCATCAACGAGTTCTTCCCCATCACTACCACTGAATCTTCATGCAGTGCCCTTCTTATACCCTGAAGTTGGTTTGATCCAACATTGTCTGATGAAACCACCAACACTTGTGTGTACTCTCGAAGAAGCTTCCCCATCTTTGCATCGTAAGCTGCCTTCGCCACCTTCCCAGCCATTGTTCCTGATCCAAATCTCTGAACCAATTGAACCAGATAGTtattacaaattaaaacaatatctgaattgaaaatttatcaTCAAAACAAAGCAGCAAAAAGCATTTTAAAGCAAAACaagcaaacaaagaaaaaaacataCTACTTCATACAATTAACTTGCATATGAATACTATATCACAGTTATTAAATCTACTCGTACATAACTCCTAGTTCACCAATTAACTATTTCACAATAACTAGTACACCATTTACATTAATACTGCGTGTAAAACTAAAACCAAACAACAGCAGTAACaaaccttattttttttaaacagatCAAGCTTAAGAAAACCCACATTCAATTTTGAAACTATAATATCTAAGTACTAAAGAAGGAACTAACTATATACCGGTTACGGAGTGTGTAAGGAGTAAAGGTGTAGTCTTATTTATCACAATAAGGTTTAACCCCCTTATATAGGTAAAGTACAAGGCACAACCAACAAACGCATAGGCGCAGCTCACGCGCCTATCGCGAGCCTAAAACCTGCCAAGCCCCATAAATAGGCACGCGCCTAAAACTAGTGGACAAGCACAGGACATCTATCAAGGTGTTGGATAGCTCAACTGGTTTCACCTAAGGGTTCAAATATTAGGGTTCAAACTCCGGTATAGGAGTAGTAATATACTAACATTTGCATATCCAAAAAAAAGCTACATACCAGttatctaaaaattaaaatagacgCGAACTAATCAAGTAGAAAACTAAGAATGACATAGATATGTAActcaactaaaaaaaaaatagcatcaAAGAACTAGTtagtaatactaataataaactaaataagTAAAAGCTAATTTAATAAactaagatatatatatatatatatatatatatatatatatatatatatatatatatatatatatatatatattttataaataataaactaAGATATATTAGGTGcacattttgaataaaaacCCACTTTGGTATTTTATCAAACACCTAGTGTGCACAACTGAAATGTAGATATAACAACGCCGAAATTCTTTTACATATTCCCCTTAACCCCTTCttacattgaaaaattaaatttgaaatacACAAAAGTCAATCTGCATAACATCAAACATTCAATCACTGGAGTTCATAATCAAAAGATACtcttaacaaacaaaaacagaaaCAGAAACATATTTCTTACACGCTAAAGCAATGCTGTGAGAGATGATGTTTGTTGAGGCTTGAAGAAATTAATAGAGAACGAAAAAATATGAATCTGACAaaatgttttaatattttaaatgtcacattttttttgtttacaataaacCGGAAATCAAACCCAGGACCTATAGCATATTACCTAAACTcctaaattaatattaaaacaaGTTAGATctgttttaatttaatattaaaattaaaatgtcacaagtgttttttttttaaaacaatttattaaaAGGCTAATATTTTGTCCATGTGAGCTTAGGACATTGTAATTCATGATGAATTGTGCTCCTAGAGCGCtcgttaagcatactaaaaaagaaaattacaaaattaatattaaaaaaataattttttttacattttttaggtATTGACCGCACAACTAGTGTCTGGAACTAtgtttatcattttcatttatCTTAAAGGTAGATTTTTAGTCACTAGTTTAACACTCCAtacaaaaatatcaattttatgacccataataattatttttttggaaaatgctaactagtgctcATGCGCACTAGTTAAGAAAACCATTTAtagttagaaatttttttttaagtcaattataataataaagttatattgaaacttgtgtaattaatatttttaaaatatgaaaaataatatttttaatataaaagttatatttttgactTGACCCATAAATTTTAGTTCAACTGATAAAAATGCCGAAATTATTATGCCAGGCGTCGTGACCCGGATTCGAACCCAGATCTCAAAATTATATCTGAGTTTAATTTAAGTGGATTACCAGTTTTTCTAAtacaaaaaagttatatttttgactTTATTAGACTTTTGATCTTCCTATTATATCATTCTTGCAAAATTGGTCcctcatttaaaaaaaaaaaacgtgattaattatattttctgcCCAATTTTCACatatcattatttatttatttatttatttatctatttttgttctttttttaaatgattaattattttgagacaAGAAGTGGAAATCCTGGTCCTCAAGCAAAACTCGATATAGGACTTTCATTCGTTCAATCCAAGCAAGCATCCATTAACAAACCCTCCCTCAATTTCCCCCACATATTCATTCtgctttttttcctttttcaccCACCAATTTCTCTACACAGTGCTCTGTTGTGTTATCTTCTGCAGCATCTCCTCTTGCCATGGGTTGCGGCTCCTCTTTTCCAGGTAATCAATTGTTTGccataatcttttttttatctGCAGCTGAAAAGGGGTtggaaaaaattggattttttgttttggggttttgatttgtgattttgggtttgtaatttaatttgggtTTCGGTTATTAGAAGCAAGCAATTATTGAGTTTAGGGTTTGATGGGGTTTTAGGTTAATTTGATTTTGTGTTTTCAGATAGGGATTCAAGGCAGCTAGGTCGACCCCTTCCAGAGAATGCTGGAGGACAGGACGCTAAGAATCTTCGTGTCAAGGTATTTTATGCTAAAttcttaaattttgatttttgtttttttgttagaCCTGTCTTCATCATGGTTTTATCCTTTTACATGTTTATTGTAGATTTGAGGATGTTAATATTGTTTGTTATAGGAGGTGTCTGTCTTTTGTTGCAAATAGTTCATTTTGGATTTTTGTTTCAACCTGTTTCAAATATTTGTTAATGATTGTGATTGTGATTCTTTGGTGTATGGTATTGGAGTCGTGTTTTATTTGAATAGCTTTGTGCAAATCTGGTTTCAAACCTTTTCTCTATACATCGGACTTTGTATTTATGTAGTAAATACTAAATAGTAACTAGTTCCGTTTTTGCTTGGATCGAGTACCTGttttcttaaagaaaatgaCAAAGGAAGTAAtacaattttattataataagcGCGAGAGTTTAAAGCAC from Trifolium pratense cultivar HEN17-A07 linkage group LG1, ARS_RC_1.1, whole genome shotgun sequence includes these protein-coding regions:
- the LOC123919751 gene encoding 60S acidic ribosomal protein P0-like — encoded protein: MAGKVAKAAYDAKMGKLLREYTQVLVVSSDNVGSNQLQGIRRALHEDSVVVMGKNSLMKRSIIQEAEKTGNNNAFLNLVPLLVGNVALIFTKGDLREVSERIAKLKVVNPILMCPKYRSYDSYKTCSYMQSGQLPLGLTCCHQQSSEASEPFLVSSKFSPPQHCYLMRSRQFLMTSIWSPFLLLAGNL